The following proteins come from a genomic window of Candidatus Saccharibacteria bacterium oral taxon 488:
- a CDS encoding ATP-dependent zinc protease: MVDSVGVTEKVSVGKYRNIPAKIDTGADASVIWASNIKVTRDGILKFTLFGKGSPYYSGRLLRRTDFGVAKIKSSNSTCQIRYRTHLTVVVAGRKIRALFYLANRSEQKFPILIGRRTIAGKFLVDVSKKNIKLQSPRKTGLNDELRSDPYNFHRKFIKGREGKK, translated from the coding sequence TTGGTGGATAGTGTCGGCGTGACCGAGAAAGTATCGGTAGGTAAGTACCGTAATATACCCGCAAAGATCGACACGGGGGCAGATGCGTCCGTCATATGGGCAAGTAATATCAAAGTTACTAGAGATGGTATATTGAAGTTCACACTTTTCGGAAAAGGTTCTCCCTATTATTCTGGAAGATTATTACGGCGTACCGATTTTGGGGTAGCAAAAATAAAGAGTAGTAACAGTACATGTCAGATACGTTACCGCACCCATCTTACCGTTGTGGTTGCTGGTAGAAAGATTCGTGCGCTCTTTTATCTAGCTAATCGTTCAGAGCAAAAATTTCCGATCCTCATAGGCAGGCGTACTATAGCTGGAAAATTTCTTGTTGATGTTTCTAAAAAAAATATTAAGCTCCAATCACCTAGAAAGACCGGGTTAAACGACGAACTGCGGAGTGATCCATATAATTTCCATAGAAAATTTATAAAAGGAAGAGAGGGCAAAAAGTGA
- a CDS encoding ATP-grasp domain-containing protein codes for MELSLKSSHRKGGRLYANIDRLCYFSYNSGDMKILILAAGSGTLRRLRALVDRVGVCLVDATVVISTIPDLFFCVDGNNTCIVDTVSGHDVSEFDLVVFRAVAENDNVYYEEALAVALYCQKHGTAFIDECLSGGYLRARKLATMMKLWAEDIFVPTTLFGSAHAMAKNIDKVGLPAILKATDATHGKDNYKIDSVDEIATIISSWPKKRFLLQNFIPNDGDYRILVVGEEFNIEHRRAAAGRHVNNESAGGTSTPVDTMEGLETALVTARKSARVLGLGVAGVDIIISPDGTPYVIEVNRAPQITSDKEAIAWANGLKGLLGG; via the coding sequence ATGGAGCTATCTCTAAAAAGCAGCCATCGCAAAGGTGGCAGGCTCTATGCTAATATTGACAGATTGTGTTATTTTTCGTATAATTCGGGTGATATGAAAATCTTAATTCTTGCTGCAGGATCTGGCACTCTCCGGCGCCTTAGAGCGCTAGTTGATAGAGTTGGAGTTTGTCTAGTCGATGCTACGGTTGTAATTAGTACAATCCCTGACCTGTTTTTCTGTGTAGATGGTAACAATACCTGTATAGTCGACACTGTCAGCGGTCATGATGTTTCAGAATTTGATTTAGTAGTTTTTCGGGCTGTAGCTGAGAATGATAATGTATATTACGAGGAGGCCTTGGCTGTTGCTCTTTACTGTCAAAAGCACGGAACTGCCTTTATTGATGAATGCTTGTCTGGCGGGTACCTGAGGGCTCGTAAGTTGGCGACAATGATGAAATTATGGGCTGAGGATATATTTGTACCGACAACACTATTCGGATCAGCGCATGCCATGGCAAAAAATATTGATAAGGTAGGTTTGCCAGCGATCCTAAAAGCTACGGACGCGACTCACGGTAAGGATAATTATAAGATAGACAGTGTGGACGAGATTGCAACGATTATATCATCATGGCCTAAGAAGCGATTTTTGCTTCAGAATTTTATTCCAAATGATGGTGATTATAGAATACTGGTGGTTGGTGAGGAATTTAATATTGAACATAGACGAGCTGCCGCGGGTCGTCATGTTAATAATGAGTCGGCCGGAGGTACATCTACACCAGTAGATACGATGGAAGGTCTCGAGACAGCACTTGTTACTGCAAGGAAATCCGCTAGGGTTTTAGGGCTTGGTGTGGCGGGTGTGGATATTATAATAAGTCCCGATGGCACCCCGTATGTGATAGAAGTCAATCGCGCGCCGCAGATAACCTCAGATAAAGAGGCGATAGCCTGGGCAAATGGCCTGAAGGGGTTGCTTGGTGGATAG
- the dnaJ gene encoding molecular chaperone DnaJ: MSKRDYYEVLGVAKTASEDEIKKAFRKAAVKYHPDKEGGDEAKFKEVNEAYEVLKDKQKRQRYDQFGHAGVGGAAGGGFGGNPFEGFGGFGGQNVQFDFGGDGGMFGDIFSQFFGGGATGSRGGRDVETNVTLTFEEAVFGTEKKLSITLDAECEHCHGDGVEPGHSLKTCEDCKGSGQQTRVMNSIFGQIQQAVTCPTCHGRGKIPEQNCSVCGGKGTTRQRQEITVKIPAGIDDGATIRLHGRGEAVQGGPRGDLYVHIRVKAHKKFTREGDIILSEEHISMVDAALGTEIDVETVDGTVRMKIPAGTQSGTDFKLSGHGVPHLRNDERGPHIVGVIVDTPTKLSKKQRELLEQFDGARKRGLFS; this comes from the coding sequence ATGAGTAAGCGCGATTATTATGAAGTATTAGGTGTGGCGAAAACCGCTTCTGAGGATGAGATTAAGAAGGCTTTTCGTAAGGCAGCGGTGAAGTACCACCCCGACAAAGAAGGCGGCGATGAAGCCAAATTCAAAGAGGTCAACGAGGCATATGAAGTCTTAAAAGACAAGCAAAAGCGCCAGCGCTACGACCAGTTTGGCCATGCTGGGGTCGGCGGTGCAGCAGGCGGTGGCTTTGGCGGCAATCCATTCGAAGGATTTGGCGGCTTTGGCGGGCAAAACGTGCAGTTTGACTTTGGTGGCGATGGCGGCATGTTTGGCGATATTTTTAGCCAATTTTTTGGTGGCGGCGCGACTGGTTCACGGGGCGGTCGTGATGTTGAAACCAATGTGACGCTGACCTTTGAGGAAGCGGTGTTTGGCACAGAAAAGAAGTTGAGCATAACGCTCGATGCTGAATGTGAACACTGTCATGGTGATGGCGTCGAGCCGGGCCATAGCTTGAAGACCTGTGAGGACTGTAAGGGCTCTGGTCAGCAGACTCGCGTCATGAACTCGATTTTTGGACAAATTCAGCAAGCAGTCACTTGTCCAACCTGTCATGGCCGCGGCAAAATCCCAGAGCAAAACTGTTCAGTCTGTGGCGGCAAGGGTACAACTCGCCAGCGCCAGGAGATTACGGTCAAGATCCCAGCTGGCATTGACGATGGCGCGACGATCCGCCTGCATGGTCGCGGTGAAGCTGTTCAAGGCGGCCCACGTGGCGATCTATACGTTCACATTCGCGTCAAAGCCCATAAGAAGTTCACGCGTGAAGGCGACATTATTCTGTCAGAAGAGCATATCTCAATGGTTGACGCGGCATTGGGTACGGAAATTGATGTGGAGACCGTGGACGGTACGGTGCGGATGAAAATCCCAGCCGGCACCCAGTCGGGGACAGACTTTAAGCTATCAGGCCACGGCGTGCCGCACTTGAGAAACGATGAACGCGGCCCGCACATTGTCGGTGTCATCGTTGATACGCCAACCAAACTGAGCAAGAAACAGCGTGAATTACTGGAGCAGTTTGATGGTGCGAGGAAGCGGGGGTTGTTCTCGTAG
- a CDS encoding CYTH domain-containing protein, with the protein MKQTAIINSEIKARCADQEAVRHYLHEHGADFKGTDHQIDTYFDVPEGRLKLRQGPIENNLIFYQRADTNGPKQSTINLSPVAPDSNIGEVLTAALGVRVVVDKQREIYFIDNVKFHIDTVKGLGNFVEIEAIDTDGERNAEELEQQCSHYMHELGIKAMDLVVGSYSDLLEGAALSH; encoded by the coding sequence ATGAAACAGACAGCAATTATCAATTCAGAAATCAAGGCTCGGTGCGCCGATCAAGAAGCAGTGCGTCACTATCTGCATGAACATGGCGCAGACTTTAAGGGGACTGACCATCAAATTGACACATATTTTGATGTACCCGAAGGACGCCTAAAGCTACGTCAAGGGCCGATCGAAAATAACCTTATCTTTTATCAGCGGGCGGACACCAACGGGCCGAAGCAATCGACCATCAACTTATCACCCGTGGCGCCGGACTCAAATATTGGCGAGGTGCTGACGGCGGCTCTCGGTGTACGGGTGGTTGTCGATAAGCAACGCGAGATTTACTTCATCGACAATGTCAAGTTTCATATCGATACCGTTAAGGGTCTCGGGAATTTTGTTGAAATTGAAGCTATCGATACCGACGGCGAACGAAACGCCGAGGAGCTGGAGCAGCAATGCTCACACTACATGCATGAACTTGGTATCAAGGCTATGGATTTAGTGGTTGGCTCGTATAGTGATTTGTTGGAGGGTGCGGCTCTTTCACATTAG
- the dnaK gene encoding molecular chaperone DnaK encodes MGKIIGIDLGTTNSAFAYMLAGKPEVIANAEGNRTTPSVVAINKKGERLVGQVAQRQRVTNPKNTIYGVKRFIGRKFDDKEVQKDRGLMPFKIVKKGAGVAVEMGGKEYTPEEVSAMILGKIKADAEAFLGEKVTEAVITVPAYFDDSQRQATKDAGKIAGLEVKRIINEPTAAALAYGLEKGKNDETIVVFDLGGGTFDVSILELGDGVFEVKATNGDTHLGGEDFDNVIVNYFLDDFKSKEGIDLCKDNAAMQRLKDEAEKAKKELSTVTEYEVNIPFITADADGPKHFELSLTRAKLEDLVKDLLDRLDVPVEKALKDAKLSKSDVNEIVMVGGMTRMPAVVERVKKLFGKDPMQGVNPDEVVAVGAAIQGGVLAGDVKDVLLLDVTPLSLGIETMGGVSTKLIERNTTVPTSKSEVFSTAADNQPQVEIHVLQGEREFANDNKSLGRFVLDGIAPAPRGVPQIEVTFNIDANGILNVTARDKGTGKEQSITIQNSGNMSKEDIEKAQKEAELHADEDKKKRETVDAKNQLENAIYQAKKMPDEFKDKISDDDKKAIDEAVKEAEKHKDADDKDELEAAAKALQDTIMPIGAKMYQQAADDKKADESKDDKKSDKDEPVEGEVVDEK; translated from the coding sequence ATGGGTAAAATTATCGGAATTGACCTCGGTACGACCAACAGTGCCTTTGCGTATATGTTGGCGGGCAAGCCAGAGGTCATCGCTAATGCCGAGGGCAACCGCACCACGCCGTCAGTGGTAGCGATTAATAAAAAGGGCGAGCGCCTGGTCGGACAAGTGGCGCAGCGTCAGCGTGTGACTAATCCAAAGAACACCATTTACGGCGTGAAACGCTTTATTGGCCGTAAGTTTGATGACAAAGAAGTCCAAAAAGACCGTGGCCTTATGCCGTTTAAGATCGTCAAGAAGGGTGCGGGTGTGGCCGTGGAAATGGGTGGCAAGGAATACACGCCAGAAGAAGTCTCAGCCATGATCCTCGGCAAAATCAAGGCTGATGCCGAAGCCTTCCTCGGCGAAAAAGTCACCGAAGCAGTCATCACCGTTCCAGCCTACTTTGACGATTCACAGCGCCAGGCCACCAAAGACGCTGGTAAAATTGCTGGCCTGGAAGTTAAGCGTATCATCAATGAGCCGACGGCTGCTGCTCTGGCGTACGGCCTGGAAAAAGGCAAAAATGACGAGACCATCGTGGTGTTTGACCTCGGTGGTGGTACCTTCGACGTTTCCATCCTGGAGCTCGGCGACGGTGTGTTTGAAGTGAAGGCGACCAATGGTGACACTCACCTCGGTGGTGAGGACTTTGACAACGTCATTGTTAATTACTTCCTCGATGATTTTAAATCTAAAGAAGGCATCGACCTATGCAAAGACAATGCAGCTATGCAGCGTCTGAAGGATGAAGCTGAAAAAGCCAAGAAGGAGCTATCGACAGTCACTGAATACGAAGTTAACATTCCGTTTATCACCGCTGATGCTGACGGGCCAAAGCACTTTGAGTTGAGCCTAACGCGGGCTAAATTGGAAGATTTGGTGAAGGATTTGTTAGATCGCCTCGATGTGCCAGTCGAAAAGGCGCTGAAAGACGCTAAATTATCCAAATCTGATGTCAATGAAATCGTCATGGTTGGCGGTATGACCCGGATGCCAGCAGTGGTTGAGCGTGTCAAGAAACTGTTCGGCAAAGACCCAATGCAGGGTGTTAACCCAGACGAAGTGGTAGCTGTCGGTGCAGCCATTCAGGGTGGTGTGTTGGCTGGCGATGTCAAGGATGTGCTGTTGCTGGACGTGACACCACTGAGCCTCGGTATTGAGACGATGGGCGGCGTGTCGACCAAACTGATCGAGCGTAACACGACCGTGCCAACCAGCAAGAGCGAAGTGTTCTCGACTGCTGCCGACAACCAGCCGCAAGTGGAGATTCACGTCTTACAAGGTGAGCGCGAATTTGCCAATGACAACAAGAGCTTGGGCCGCTTTGTACTTGACGGTATCGCGCCAGCACCACGCGGCGTGCCGCAGATTGAAGTGACGTTCAATATTGACGCGAATGGTATCCTCAACGTCACCGCCAGGGACAAGGGCACTGGCAAGGAGCAATCAATTACCATCCAAAACTCTGGCAACATGAGCAAGGAAGATATCGAAAAAGCTCAGAAAGAAGCTGAACTCCACGCTGATGAGGACAAGAAAAAGCGCGAAACCGTTGACGCTAAAAACCAGCTAGAAAACGCCATCTACCAGGCAAAGAAAATGCCAGACGAGTTTAAGGATAAGATTTCTGACGACGACAAAAAAGCGATTGACGAAGCGGTCAAGGAAGCAGAAAAGCACAAAGACGCTGACGACAAAGACGAGCTAGAGGCGGCAGCCAAAGCACTGCAGGATACCATCATGCCAATCGGCGCCAAAATGTACCAGCAAGCTGCCGATGATAAAAAAGCCGACGAGTCTAAAGACGACAAAAAGTCTGACAAGGACGAGCCGGTCGAAGGCGAGGTGGTTGACGAGAAGTAA
- a CDS encoding nucleotide exchange factor GrpE, whose amino-acid sequence MTKNKTKKTEDLEQQLGELTLDLQRTRADFENYRKRVETEKQSAHQMGQAKSVMKLLPVIDTIERAIANVPEELQDNAWAKGVAGLGKQLDKQLKEIGLEKIDAKPGTLFNPELHQAIQFDEEAEGDKEVIAEELRAGYTLDGAVIRDAMVKVTRQPSAPEQAETEPNAAAPAE is encoded by the coding sequence ATGACGAAAAATAAGACCAAGAAAACTGAAGATTTGGAGCAGCAGTTGGGCGAGTTGACGTTGGATTTGCAGCGGACGCGGGCGGATTTTGAGAATTATCGCAAGCGTGTAGAGACAGAGAAACAGTCGGCGCACCAAATGGGCCAGGCTAAGTCCGTGATGAAACTGCTGCCGGTAATTGATACGATTGAGCGGGCGATTGCCAATGTGCCAGAGGAATTACAGGATAATGCCTGGGCGAAGGGTGTGGCTGGTTTGGGTAAACAGCTCGATAAGCAACTCAAAGAAATCGGCCTCGAGAAAATTGACGCTAAACCCGGTACGCTATTTAATCCCGAGCTGCACCAAGCTATTCAATTTGACGAAGAAGCAGAGGGCGACAAAGAAGTGATCGCCGAGGAGCTCCGCGCTGGCTATACGCTGGACGGCGCAGTGATTCGCGACGCGATGGTTAAGGTGACGCGCCAACCGTCAGCGCCAGAACAGGCGGAAACCGAACCAAACGCCGCCGCACCGGCGGAATAA
- a CDS encoding transcriptional regulator: protein MTERQQAILAAIIEQYAEIAAPVGSVTLAKLFGVSSATIRSEMAKLEEMGFIEAPHTSAGRIPTDKGYRLYVNGITDAQMTELPSGIDRSARAIEAHVNSHVDTSDRAIRSAVDSLVELTGNFGFASFGDHLYMNGMTQLFSQPEFVEGDHVQAIARLIDNIEPWLREAAPNHPLNVFIGSENPIGKSSGATLIISRFCSKFSNNSYIGVIGPTRQNYRRTMELVRRTGAMLEEVL, encoded by the coding sequence ATGACCGAACGTCAACAGGCGATTTTAGCTGCCATTATTGAGCAATACGCCGAAATTGCGGCGCCAGTTGGCAGCGTGACGCTAGCCAAGTTGTTTGGCGTGTCCAGCGCTACGATTCGCAGCGAAATGGCCAAGCTCGAGGAGATGGGATTTATTGAAGCGCCGCATACTAGCGCTGGTCGAATTCCTACGGATAAGGGCTACCGGTTGTACGTCAATGGCATCACCGATGCCCAGATGACGGAGCTGCCGAGCGGCATCGATCGCAGTGCGAGAGCGATCGAAGCGCATGTTAACTCGCACGTTGATACGTCTGATCGAGCGATTCGTAGTGCTGTCGATAGCCTGGTTGAATTGACTGGTAATTTTGGTTTCGCCTCGTTTGGTGATCATCTATATATGAATGGTATGACGCAGTTGTTTAGCCAGCCGGAGTTTGTCGAGGGTGATCACGTGCAAGCGATTGCCAGGTTGATTGATAATATTGAGCCGTGGCTACGTGAAGCGGCACCGAACCACCCGCTCAATGTGTTTATCGGCAGCGAAAATCCGATTGGTAAAAGTTCTGGAGCAACGTTGATTATTAGTAGGTTTTGTTCAAAGTTTAGTAATAATAGTTACATCGGCGTGATCGGTCCGACGCGGCAGAATTACCGTCGAACGATGGAGCTGGTTAGGCGAACCGGTGCGATGTTGGAGGAGGTATTGTAA